The Zea mays cultivar B73 chromosome 7, Zm-B73-REFERENCE-NAM-5.0, whole genome shotgun sequence DNA segment CATGATTATATAACTTGATAGTTAAACAAATAGTATCTAGAGAAGGATTTTCTTTTAGCTAATATATACTTTATTATTGATAATAGTGTGTATGATGTGGGTAGTACCCACCCATACCTGTACCCAAATACCCAACGGGTAGAGATTCTTATCCACTAACATACCCGTCAGTAGAGAAATTATTCCATATATGTCTTCATATGGGGTAAAACCCGTCGGGTTTTGGGGTTTCGGATACCCATTGCCATCTGTAGGCGTGGTGCACATCACAATTTATCGACAAATGTGTTCTTATTGATATAGCAGAAGAAAtactaagggcatgtttggttcctttagtctagggactaaagtttagtcacttttgATTGTATGGACTAAAAGTATATTCAGGCTTGTTTGGTTCAAATccaaggactaaagtttagttagaagACTAAAGTTTAATCCATACCTTGTATGGTTTTAGGGACTAAAAGTATTCAAACacattaaatgaatcataatATGACCATAATACCCCTTAGCATTCTCTTGACATTAGTACAACTAAAATAAAGAAGGGGCAAAAAGTGAAATTTATATGCTTTAGTTCATTTTAGTCACCCCTTGAGGAACTATAGACTAAAACAGTTTAGTCCATGTTTTAGTCTCACCGTTTGTCAATTTAGTGACTAAAAGATACTAAAATGGAGTGACTAATCGTTagtccctcaaaccaaacgggTCCTAAATAAATCATAAGAAAACCAAAATATCTCTTAGCATTCTCATGTGATTACTGTATCTAAAATAAATGATGGGAAAAAAGtgaaattaatatggtttagttcATTTTAGTCAATCCTTGAGAACTAGAGAATAAAGCAATTTAGTCTATGTTTTAGTACCACTATTTggtaatttagagactaaataAGACTAAGGACCCGTTTGGTTCCTTTAATCCAGAGACTAAATTTTAGTTagaagactaaagtttagtcgctaTCCTGTTTGATTTTAGGGACTATAAATATTCAAAACacattaaatgaatcataatAGGACCAAAATATCCCTTAGCATTCTCGCGTCATTAGTGTAATTGAAATAAAGAAGGGACAAAAAGTAAAATTTATATAATTTAGTCCTTTTTAATCACCCCTTAAAAGACTAGAGACTAAAATAAATTTAGTCTCTGTTTTAATCCTAATATTTAGTAATTTAGtaactaaatgagactaaaatagAGATACTAGATCTAACCATGCAACGAAAAGAAACTAAAAACAGCCACGGACTTTGAAAACAAACTAACCCTATCGATATCATCTTTTTCTACTACTTGTGTTGGTGTGAGCCAGCCGGCCAGGGCCAGCCCTGTGCCTGCAACCCCTCCCGAACCAAGTCGCTGTCGCGGTACACGTCACGGAAGCTCTCCGAGtcctcgccctcgccctcgccctcgcccctTTGTCTTGCTATGGACGACCACCGGAGCTCCTTCTTCCATCTCTCCAGCCGCGGGAACCCGCAGTGCTTCTCCCCGAACTCGTCGCAGTAGTCATAGTCGTCGAAGATGTCATGCGCCAGGTGCTTGGGCACGCCGGCCACCATCATCTCCCTGGCTGGGTGGTGGTACCCCTCGGCTGCGCGCATCATCTCCTCCGACGACGGCAGCGCCCTCCGCCCCGACAGCACCTCCGCCACCCACCTCGCCTGCGTCTCGTAGAACCGTGGCACCACCACCCTCTTGGGCACGCCCACGAAGGACAGcgacggcgccagcgccggcGGGAACGTGTGCTCGTACAGCGGGCCGACGCGGCTGCCGTCGTCGACGGTGACCAGGCCTCCCGTGTCCAGGAACGGGAACGAGTAGCCGTACCCAGTGCAGTAGACGATGGAGTCGGCGACGACGCGCGAGCCGTCGGCGAACGTTACCTGCCCATCCTCGCACAAGCGCTCGATCTGCGAAGCACGCACGAAGCAGTCAACAAAGGCACGACGCTCGTGGACCAGATTTCTCGACGAAGCAGAAAGCTGGGTTTAATTTCCGTTGTTGTTGTAGCTAGTTTTGCCTGCGGGTGGAGGTGTAGGTTGTGGTGCCTGGACGCAGCTTTCCTCATGCCGGGGGACACGGCGACGCCGTCGTCCACGGACTTGACGCTGACGTGCACGTCTCTCGCCACCGCGCGGAGCTCCAGCGCGATGTCCACGCCGCTCGCGTGGCATCCCACGACCACCACCGCTTCGTCTTGGAAGGAGTCCGGGACCCGGTACGAGTGGGAGTGCAGCTGCCTCCTGCTCCACTTGTCCATGCCTAGACtagccagcagcagcagcagctcagTTGACAAAGAATCAGATCTCAGTTACTGCACTTCTCGGCGACATGTACGTAACGATCGTTCAGAACCCACCGTTGATCACGGGGAGCCTTGGCTGGGTGAACTggccgacggcgacgacgacggcgtcgaacgtcgtctcctccgtgGTGACCGCCTCGCCGTCGCAGTCACCGTGTCTCGACGAGCACCTCACCGTCCACCGCGTCACGCTGCCGTCGCCGTGGCCGCGCGGCGCCGACGGGGCGACGTGCAGGACCTTGGTGTTGAGCCTGACGGCGTCCATGAGCCCGAACGCGTCGCAGAAGCGCCTGATGTACCTCAGGAACTCGGCGTGCCCCGGGTACCGCCGGGCGTCGCCGCCGGCACCGTCGTCGTCGTTGCCCGCGGGGTAGACGAAAGGGTAGTCGGAGAAGCCCATGCTCTCCCTCGGCGTGTTGAGCCGGAGAGAGGCGTAGACGCTGCTGTGCGCGCCGGCCACGCCGAGGGGGTCGCTGGCGTCGGTCCGCGGGTCGTACAGCCACTGCCCGCCTACGCCGCCGCTCTGCTCCATGACCGTCACGTCGTGGCCCTCCCGGCGCAACTCGCGGGCGGAGACCAGCCCCGAGACGCCGGCGCCCACTACGCAGACCTTCTTGGACGACCACGCCATCTCGCCTCGATCGCTACCGAGCCGATGGTCCTGCAGAGGAGGCACGGATGGCCGTCTCTATTTTGATCCCACTCACTTGGAGTCCTCAACTGCTCCTAGTATTGTATGATTCATGGAGCAGGCCAGTAAAAGGTAGCAATTCAGTCCAACGATGGAATCATAAGTTGGGTGCTCTTCGTAGGGCTCTTCGGGGGTGGGCAAGCCACACCAACGGGGTTTACAAAAGGAAGAAAAAGAGTCTGCAGTTAACAATAAATGATCTAGACATAGCCGCGGAAGTTAGAAACCTGACAGAGCTTGAAAGGGAACAACTAGCCCAAGCTCGAGATGATCTAGCTCGCCTCTTGAGAGAGGAGGAGATCAAATATTTTCAGCGAGCTAAGGTGAAAGACATCCTTCTAGGGGATAATAACACTAGATACTTTCAGTTGATTGCCAATGGCAAACATAGAAAGAAAAAAATTATTTCCTTGGATCATGACGACAGAAAGATTGAGGGTCAGGCTAATTTAAAAGGTTACATAACTAACTTTTATAAAGAACTTTTTGGGGAGCCTGAGGAGAGCCTTTTGACCTTAGATGATGAAGGGGTTGCTGATATAACACAAGTTTCAGATCTTGAAAATGCTCTTTTAACCTCTCAGTTTACTGAGAAGGAAATCAAGGATGCTTTATTTCAGATGGAGCACAACAAGGCACCTGGGCCTGATGGCTTCCCTGCAGAATTTTACCAGAAATTTTGGGATATCATCAAAGATGACTTTTTACTCATGTTTCAAGAGTTGCATTCTGGATACCTGCCATTATTTAGCCTGAACTTTGGTGTTATCACTCTAATACCTAAAGTTCAAGAGGCCAATGTAATCCAGAAATATAGGCCTATCTGCCTTCTAAATGTGAGTTTTAAGATTTTTACCAAAGTCGCCACAAATAGACTGAGCTTAGTTGCAGACAAAGTCGTGAGTCCAACGCAAACTGCTTTCTTAAGGGGACGAAACATCCTAGAAGGAGTTGTCGTACTACACGAAACGATTCATGAGATACATAGAAAGAAAATGAGTGGGGTTATTTTAAAGATAGATTTTGAGAAAGCTTATGACAAGGTAAAATGGCCTTTTTTGCTCCAAGCCCTCCGGATGAAAGGATTCTCGCCGAAGTGGATCTCTTGGGTAAAGTCCTTTATTTCGGGTGGCAGCGTTGCAGTCAATGTGAATGACGAGGTGGGGAAATTCTTTCAAACAAGAAAAGGGCTTCGACAAGGGGATCCTTTGTCACCTATCCTGTTTAATATTGTTGCTGACATGCTTTCAGTCTTAGTCAAGAGAGCTAAGGATCATGGGCAAATCGGTGGGGTAGTGCCTCACTTAATTGATGGAGGTCTATCTATCCTACAATACGCAGATGACACGGTCCTATTTTTggacaatgacttagaaaaggctCGCAACATGAAGCTATTGCTTTGTGCTTTCGAGCAAATTTCAGGGCTCAAAATAAATTTTTACAAAAGTGAGTTGCTTTGCTTTGGGGATGCTCAAGAATCCTTAGAATCGTATTTGGAACTGTTTGGCTGCAAACAGGGGGATCTACCTTTAAAATATTTAGGCATACCTATCCATTACAAGAAACTTCAAAACTCCGATTGGAGAGAGATTGAAGAACGAGTGGAGAAGAGGCTTGCTAGTTGGAAGGGAAAACTTATTTCAATTGGAGGTAGATTGACATTGATTAATTCAGTGCTTAGTAGCCTTCCAATGTATATGATGTCCTTCTTTGCGATCCCCAAAGGCGTTCTTAAAAAACTAGATTATTTTCGCTCTCGTTTCTACTGGCAAGGTGACGAGAATAAAAGAAAATATCGCCTTGTTAGATGGAGTATCCTATGCCAGCCTAAAGATCAAGGAGGCCTTGGGATCCATGATTTGAGTATTAAGAATATAGCCTTACTAAGTAAGTGGTTATTTAAACTATTAACATCAGATGGGACTTGGCAACAAATTTTAAGAAATAAGTATTTGGGCTCAAAACCACTAGTCCAAGCCGAATGGAAATTAGGAGACTCACATTTTTGGTCCTGTTTGATGAAGGTGAAGCAAGACTTTCTTCGCTTTGGAACCTTCAAAATTAACAATGGGTCGCAGGTGAGGTTCTGGGAAGATACGTGGCTTGGAGCAAAAGCTTTAAAAGACCAATACCCTGGGTTATATAGTATAACTAGAAATAAGCACATAACCATTGCCGCGGTTCTAACGACATCACAACCTAACATCTCCTGGAGACGAACTTTGTTTGGGTCTAGATTGGTGGCGTGGAATGAATTGCTTTCACGCATCGCCAACATTCACCTAACTCAGGATAAGGACGCCTTCTGCTGGACCTTGTCCCAGTCAGGACAATTCTCAGTAAAGTCTCACTATCAAGCATTGATTAGGCGTGAGATACCAAATGTAAATAAAAGATTGTGGAAACTAAAAGCCCCACTTAAGATCAAAATTTTTTTGTGGTATCTCAGGAGGGGAGTGATACTAACCAAGGATAATTTAGCAAGGCGCAACTGGCTGGGAAACAAAACATGTTGCTTCTGTCATGAAATAGAGACAATTCAACACCTTTTTTTTGATTGTCGGTTTGCCCGTATGGTTTGGGCTTTAATCCACATGGCCTTCGGGATATCTAAACCATATAGTGTCTCTAATTTGTTTGTTTCCTGGCTTAGTGGCTTTGATAGAAATATTAGAAATATCATCTTTCTTGGCGCAGCTACAACCTGTTGGTCTCTTTGGTTACACAGGAATGATATCATATTTGAAAAGAAAAACAATTCTTCTCCCTTGCAGGTCATTTATTCCATTGCACATTGGCTTCGAACATGGGCTATTTTACAGAAGGCGGAGTTGCGACCTATGGTTGTGGAGGCTACGCAGTACTTGGTGCAGGTGGCCATGGACTATTTTTCCCGGGCTCATGGGTGGCGGTCTAGTCTGCGGATTGATTACCATTAGAGTGTGTGGATTATCATCTTTATTTTGTCTTTAAGCTGTGTGCTTCTTAAGCAGAGGCTGGAAGAAATTTCAAGAATTGTATCCCCTCGATGTAATGTGCTTGAAATTATTAATAAAATCTTCCTTTATCAAAAAAAATGTCGACCTCTGCAAGCTCCTCGTCAATAGAGATTAGTTTCGTCAATCAATATGTATAAGCTCGTCAATATGTAACATCACCAAGATGTACATGTACTTATATCCAGTGACTCAGCGACGTTTATAGGAGGATTCCAAAAGCACACAAATAACAAAGATCTAATCCTAACATATAATGaagtgtcggagagggaattctccggccgggtgtggcggagtgcacccgccctaaatgctAAGATGAGGagagggcttaagcgttttgcctgtcttgctAAACGATCATCAaacacatgaacacgcgaggatttagagtggttcgggccgccggagcgtaataccctacttcactgtgtgttggattgttaAGGAAGCTTGTGCTGTGTGTAAGCCTGAATGACTTGAGTCTCTCTCGTTGCATGtctccccttttatagttcaagggggcatgtacaagggtcctgagccccgacatgtgggccaggGACAAATTGGAAGGAAAGAactactgcttgctactccagggTGATCTGTGAATGTCATAATATCCGTAGT contains these protein-coding regions:
- the LOC103633641 gene encoding flavin-containing monooxygenase FMO GS-OX-like 8, encoding MAWSSKKVCVVGAGVSGLVSARELRREGHDVTVMEQSGGVGGQWLYDPRTDASDPLGVAGAHSSVYASLRLNTPRESMGFSDYPFVYPAGNDDDGAGGDARRYPGHAEFLRYIRRFCDAFGLMDAVRLNTKVLHVAPSAPRGHGDGSVTRWTVRCSSRHGDCDGEAVTTEETTFDAVVVAVGQFTQPRLPVINGMDKWSRRQLHSHSYRVPDSFQDEAVVVVGCHASGVDIALELRAVARDVHVSVKSVDDGVAVSPGMRKAASRHHNLHLHPQIERLCEDGQVTFADGSRVVADSIVYCTGYGYSFPFLDTGGLVTVDDGSRVGPLYEHTFPPALAPSLSFVGVPKRVVVPRFYETQARWVAEVLSGRRALPSSEEMMRAAEGYHHPAREMMVAGVPKHLAHDIFDDYDYCDEFGEKHCGFPRLERWKKELRWSSIARQRGEGEGEGEDSESFRDVYRDSDLVREGLQAQGWPWPAGSHQHK